The DNA region ATCGAGGCCATTGTGGCCGCGCAGGGCGACGCCGTTGTAGCTGTATTGTTTGTAATACTGAGGGTTTTTTCCAAATAGCTGGGTTACTCGCCATCGCCCTTCGAAGGGTGTGCCCAGGATGATGCGATCCTGAAACTGAATGGGAACCAGGAAACGCTCTCCTGTCGCACCCACCTGAACGACCCATCCCTCGATCTTTTTGCCGTCAACGTCTGCCTGAATGTGCCACCAGACCAGAAGGTCCGCCTCTTCCGGACCAGCTGTGATTACAGCCTCGCTGCCGGGCGGTAAAACACCCAGGACATCGGAATCATTCTTGTCTGCATATCCGGGCGACCGGCGCATATTCACCCCTTCGATGTAGGCATTGTAAACGCTGTTACCAGGCTGGAAGGTGGCCGTGGGCACAGGTTTATCGGTCGAGGGCGCTGGAGGTTGGCTGGTAGCCAGCAAAGTGGTGCCATTGGGACTGATCTCGGCAACCCACCCCTCGATGGCCTGATCTTCCAGGGTGAGGAAACGAATGTGCCACCAGGGTAGCTCATCCTTCTCGGTAGGGCCATCGAGTACCGTTATCTCAGCGCCGAAGGGCAACTCGAAGAGCACATCATCACCGTCTTTGTTTACATAACCTGGAGATCTTCGGGCATTCAAGACCGTGGCCGCGAAAGCGGAATCTCCGGGGGTAATACGCTTGGGTTCGGGCGACGGTACAGGTTTGGGTTGCGGTTCTACCTCCGGATCGATGGGTTGAGGCTCTGGTGGGGAAGGGGGCACCGGTTCGGGATCCGGCGGGATCGCGTCGACTCGCGGCAACACGGTCAGCACCGGGGTACCGGCAAGGGAGGTGGCGGCCAGCCAACCTTCCCAGGCTCGACCACCGGCGGCTGTGTAGCGGATGAGCCACCAGGTCAAACCGTCGGCGTCCTGAGGGCCAGCGACGATATCGATTTCAACCTCAGGTGGGATCTCATGGAGAATATCTGAATCGGGTTTATTGCGCCAACCGGGCGCCAGGCGCAGATAGATAGTGGTTGTTGTTTTTGCCCGATCGCCGGGAATCATTTCCTCCAGCGAGGGCGCTGCTGGCCTCGGCTCTTGGGGTTCTGGCCCTGGCTCGGGAACAGGTTGCGGCACCGGATCGGGAACCGGATTTGTTGGCGTCGGCTCCGGTCGCGGTGGCATTGGGATGTCGCGCACGAGTAGTACAGCGCCTAGCGGGCCTGCCTGAGCCGCCCAACCATCGAATCGATTTCCGAACTGGCTGACAAAGCGGATGCCCCACCAGAGAAGATTGTCGGCAAACTCGGGTCCGCGCACGACGTCAACCCGAATCTCGCCGGGGATCTCGTAGATGATATCCCCTGGCGGTTTGTTGCGATAGCCGGCCGTGCGTCGCAGCACGACTGTCTCGCGGGTGATAGCCGGCTCGCCAATTCGCAGCGTTGGTTCCGGCCTTGGCACGGGAACCGGCACCGGTACAGGCGCTGGTTTCGGCGGTTCTGGCACAGGAACCGGTTCTGGTTCTGGCACCGGCTCCGGGCTGGGTGCAGGTTGGGGAGCCGGTACGGGCGGCGGGGTGGGCGCTGGTCCAGGTGTTGGCTCCGGGGAAGGCATTGCCACCAGGAGGATTGTTCCATCGCTGTAGCTCTCGGCCGCCCAGCCCGCAAAGGGATTGCCGTAGCGACTGATGTACTTGACGCGCCACCACGTTACGCCCTCTTTCTGCTCCGGCCCTTCAGAGATCGTCAGCTGCTGTCGAGCGGGAACATTGATAATGATGTCGTTGGATGGTTTGCCGATGCGACCGGCAGTTCGTCGCAATGGGATAACAGCGGTGGTGGTGGCCTGGTCGCCGATTTCAATAGGCGCCGGTTCTGGCTCGGGCGCCGGCACCGGCTCTGGCTCGGGCACAGGTTCTGGTTCCGGGACCTCTGCTCTGGGGGAAAGTAATACCTTGCCACTGGCGCTCTTTTCGGCTGCCCAGCCATCTACCGGGCGGCGTCCCGGCTCCACAAAGCGGATTTGCCACCAGATCAAACCGTCGACCTGCTGCGGGCCCTTGAGGACAGTTGCCTCGCTGTCAGGAACCAAATGAAATAACACGTCGTCGTTAGGCTTGTCCCGATAACCAGGCGATTTTCGAACAGTTACCTCTTGCCGGGCGACAATGCGCATTCCCGGCTCCAGCGCGGAAGGCAGGGATGGCTGTGGTTCCGGCGCTGGCGGTTCGGCGGGCCTGGTTTCCACCAGCAGTGCTGCCCCGGTAGCACTGGCTTGAGCAACCCAACCATCGACGGAAACGCTCTCGTCGCGATGGCGAACCCGCCACCATACCAGGCCGTCGGCGATCTTCGCGCTCGAAAGAATGGTGAACTCGCTGCCTCGGGGCAGTTTCGCGACGAGGTCATCCTCAGGTTTGTTCAGGTAACCGGGGCTCTTTCGAACAGACAGAAGGTCTGCGGCAAAAACATGCTGGCCCAATTCGAACTTGGCAGGAACGATCAAACTCTCGCGCCAGCGGTAGTCATGACCCAGCGCCTGGCGGAAGTCGTCGACGACTCCCTGTTTGCCTTCAATGACCCA from Chloroflexota bacterium includes:
- a CDS encoding M23 family metallopeptidase, encoding MPRPLFDSPYIFGIHEPGGERHMLEAGKPGWVLFTEAIGSESNDRGGKDFSSWSNQDIGVICRINNGYEPAGTIPHSSRYTSFAQRCANFVGASNGCKIWIIGNEMNYAVERPGVQINHSRGPVSSPVDPVDDDPVSRSRGLPERFSALLPPGRAGSSIVNPGEVITPQKYARCYQLCRDAIHGVPGHKDDQVLVGAVAPWNNQTSYSGNSQGDWIQYFRDILNAIGPRNCDGITIHAYTHSSDPAEIYTNRRMGAPFEHYQYNFRTYRDFLEAVPSSMRHLPCYVTETDQDVPWLNKNNGWVRRAYGEIDHWNRRSGHQQIRSLILYRWPRKDRWVIEGKQGVVDDFRQALGHDYRWRESLIVPAKFELGQHVFAADLLSVRKSPGYLNKPEDDLVAKLPRGSEFTILSSAKIADGLVWWRVRHRDESVSVDGWVAQASATGAALLVETRPAEPPAPEPQPSLPSALEPGMRIVARQEVTVRKSPGYRDKPNDDVLFHLVPDSEATVLKGPQQVDGLIWWQIRFVEPGRRPVDGWAAEKSASGKVLLSPRAEVPEPEPVPEPEPVPAPEPEPAPIEIGDQATTTAVIPLRRTAGRIGKPSNDIIINVPARQQLTISEGPEQKEGVTWWRVKYISRYGNPFAGWAAESYSDGTILLVAMPSPEPTPGPAPTPPPVPAPQPAPSPEPVPEPEPVPVPEPPKPAPVPVPVPVPRPEPTLRIGEPAITRETVVLRRTAGYRNKPPGDIIYEIPGEIRVDVVRGPEFADNLLWWGIRFVSQFGNRFDGWAAQAGPLGAVLLVRDIPMPPRPEPTPTNPVPDPVPQPVPEPGPEPQEPRPAAPSLEEMIPGDRAKTTTTIYLRLAPGWRNKPDSDILHEIPPEVEIDIVAGPQDADGLTWWLIRYTAAGGRAWEGWLAATSLAGTPVLTVLPRVDAIPPDPEPVPPSPPEPQPIDPEVEPQPKPVPSPEPKRITPGDSAFAATVLNARRSPGYVNKDGDDVLFELPFGAEITVLDGPTEKDELPWWHIRFLTLEDQAIEGWVAEISPNGTTLLATSQPPAPSTDKPVPTATFQPGNSVYNAYIEGVNMRRSPGYADKNDSDVLGVLPPGSEAVITAGPEEADLLVWWHIQADVDGKKIEGWVVQVGATGERFLVPIQFQDRIILGTPFEGRWRVTQLFGKNPQYYKQYSYNGVALRGHNGLDFGTPNGTNLRATDDGEVTQAGFDKGGYGNFVKLTHEWGESIYGHMERVTVSIGDQVSRGQPLGPSDNTGGSTGPHLHFGIRIYPFDRADGWGGHCDPQYFMNPDDLIIPDSVRPVDTLPPPAMSPDAPGRIRP